GCCAGGTCAGGCTGGGTCGAGACAACCTCCAGCTGGTGTTCGATGGGCAAATACCTGTAAACACCAGGCACAAGATCTTCCACACGGTTAATCAGCAAAACGGTTTCGAACGCATGTCTGGCACCGGCTGAAGGCACAGTGCGCAGGGTAACCTTATTTCCGTAAACGAGTTTAACCCCCTGGGTACACCAGAGTAAATAGGACAATTCGGCCAGGCTGAGATATTTATCGGAATATTCGCGAAGACTGGAGCGGTGGGTGATAAGCTGGCGCAAATCGACCAGATTCAGCGGTGTTTTCCCGGGATGCGGCAGGGTAATCGCAGGGTTGACTTTTTGGGTCGGCCATACGAGTGGGGGCTGGGTCAGACCTTT
This DNA window, taken from Syntrophotalea carbinolica DSM 2380, encodes the following:
- a CDS encoding SagB/ThcOx family dehydrogenase, translated to MKSGTGRTFVEKTKHKFLEMSDQQKGLTQPPLVWPTQKVNPAITLPHPGKTPLNLVDLRQLITHRSSLREYSDKYLSLAELSYLLWCTQGVKLVYGNKVTLRTVPSAGARHAFETVLLINRVEDLVPGVYRYLPIEHQLEVVSTQPDLAGRFAAACLGQTMVMKCAVAFMWVAVPYRMTWRYGERGYRYLYLDAGHVCQNLYLASATIDAGTCAVGAFDDDAMNALLGLDESEAFVIYLAAVGKQPVA